One Dioscorea cayenensis subsp. rotundata cultivar TDr96_F1 chromosome 17, TDr96_F1_v2_PseudoChromosome.rev07_lg8_w22 25.fasta, whole genome shotgun sequence DNA window includes the following coding sequences:
- the LOC120281160 gene encoding receptor-like protein EIX2 yields MPLIISTSTSNVTRGCIKDEREALLAFKAEIIYHKVHPISLWGDQADDCYYWADVRCDNNSGHIVLLDLQRKQPGQYYDYDVWNVRCDEWDLSGNISESLIGLQHLTYLDLSGNCFINISILKLLGLLENLVYLDLSNIGFTGVIPHHLGNLTKLHYLNLTTNELLKLGVVGSEYSSEKKKKFLTEISN; encoded by the coding sequence ATGCCCCTCATCATTAGTACTTCTACTAGTAATGTCACAAGGGGTTGCATCAAGGATGAAAGAGAAGCCCTCCTGGCATTCAAAGCTGAAATCATATATCACAAGGTTCATCCCATCTCGTTGTGGGGCGATCAGGCAGATGACTGTTACTACTGGGCAGACGTGCGTTGCGATAACAATTCTGGCCATATCGTCCTTCTCGACCTCCAGCGCAAGCAACCGGGACAATATTATGATTATGATGTTTGGAATGTTAGGTGCGATGAGTGGGATCTGAGTGGCAACATCAGTGAATCTCTTATTGGATTGCAGCACCTCACATACCTTGATCTCAGTGGCAATTGCTTTATCAATATCTCCATCCTAAAGTTGTTGGGTTTGTTGGAGAACCTGGTATATCTCGACCTCAGCAACATAGGCTTCACTGGTGTCATACCTCACCATCTTGGTAATCTCACCAAGCTGCATTACCTCAATCTAACAACTAATGAATTGTTGAAGTTAGGAGTGGTGGGAAGTGAGTATTCtagtgagaagaagaagaagtttttgACTGAGATTTCAAATTGA
- the LOC120281162 gene encoding secreted RxLR effector protein 161-like → MTSLMNVNEKLCLDDGSGDTDAGKYRRLVGILLYLTHTRPNLMYVVSVVPRYMHRPSMHHLGAVKRIMHHIASTLDFGLLYQSSDQLRLRGYTDSDCGGSVDDRKSTTGWVFNIGSAVVAWSSKEQDITALSSVEAEYISHFSCLPRHMAEKTP, encoded by the coding sequence ATGACAAGTCTAATGAATGTCAATGAAAAACTATGCTTAGATGATGGCTCAGGAGATACTGATGCTGGGAAATATAGAAGATTGGTGGGCATTTTGTTGTATCTCACCCATACCAGACCAAATCTCATGTATGTTGTCTCAGTTGTGCCACGGTATATGCACCGTCCCTCCATGCACCATTTGGGAGCAGTCAAGAGGATTATGCATCACATAGCTAGTACATTGGATTTTGGGTTACTCTATCAATCCTCAGATCAGTTGAGACTCAGAGGATACACCGACAGTGATTGTGGAGGCTCAGTTGACGACAGGAAGAGCACCACCGGATGGGTGTTCAATATTGGGTCAGCCGTTGTAGCTTGGAGTTCAAAAGAACAAGATATTACTGCATTGTCAAGTGTTGAAGCAGAGTATATCTCCCACTTCAGCTGCCTGCCAAGACATATGGCTGAGAAGACTCCTTGA